AACGCGCCAAGGCTCGACGCCCTTGACTACTATGAACAGGTTCTGGTAGCCGTGGAGCCTAGACCCCGGGACCAGAAACACGTCAATGTTGTCGACGATATCGCTAGTGCTTGGGCTGCTCGTGTTTAAGAGCATATGGGCGAAGGTTATGATAACCAGTGCTGTGAGCGCTAGGGTGGCGAGGTGCCTCCGCACCTCTAGGGCCACCGAGAAGGGCTGGACGCTTGCTAGGTTACAACCTCTTCCAGACGCCCCTGTAGAGCCGCCTCCCTGACCTCCCGTGCTATCCTCCTCCCCGGCCACATGGGCTCATCCCAGTATAGCCATGTGTAGGGGCTCCCCATGCCCGTGTACAGGTTGGTCCCGGCTACAATCCTCCCCGAGAACTCGAAGACGCGTATCTCGAGGCTAGGCGTGACTATAGACTCGAGGCTATACGGGCCCATCATCGGTAGCCCGGTAGCCTGCTCGACGGTCCTTGCGAATGCCTCTCCGTACTCGAGCACCTTCAGCAGGAGCCTCTCGCGGAGAACCATGGGGATATTGCCAACCACCACGAAGCTTGGTTCGAGCGACTCGGCGAACCTAGGCGGCAGCCTCCTAAGACCATCCACGTTACTCTCATAGCGTATATCCATGCCCGTGAGCTCCACGCGACGATAGAGCCTGGAGGCGTAGTAGTGGTAGTAGGCGGGCACGCCCACCACATACTCCTGGATGATAGCCTCCCTCGGGTCCCGAATGAGGCCCTCCCTAACCGCCCTCTCCAGTCCCCGCCTAACCTCCTCCGGGCTAGACGCCAGGAAGTAGCCACGACCACCCTTAGCGCCAGGCATCTTCACGATAACCAGCCCGTCAACCTCCTCCGGCGAGCCATACACCCGGGGCGTCGGTATACCAGCGTCGACCAACAAGCGCATCTTCGAGTGCTGGTCAGCCTCTATCCTAAAGAGGCCACGGTTACCATGAATAGGCACCTCCAGCTTCTCAGCCCTCTCCACGCCAACGTACTCCACGAGACCAGCATGCGGCACAAGGATAGCGTTAAGCGACCTAAGCTTCTCGACGATAGTCCCAGAGGCTATCTCGGACCAACTACGGAGCTTTAGCA
The Pyrolobus fumarii 1A DNA segment above includes these coding regions:
- a CDS encoding formate--phosphoribosylaminoimidazolecarboxamide ligase, which codes for MSIGSRIVSGYDPERICIAVIGSHSALQILAGAKREGLCTVLLVREDLAPLYERFPWLYDYMLKLRSWSEIASGTIVEKLRSLNAILVPHAGLVEYVGVERAEKLEVPIHGNRGLFRIEADQHSKMRLLVDAGIPTPRVYGSPEEVDGLVIVKMPGAKGGRGYFLASSPEEVRRGLERAVREGLIRDPREAIIQEYVVGVPAYYHYYASRLYRRVELTGMDIRYESNVDGLRRLPPRFAESLEPSFVVVGNIPMVLRERLLLKVLEYGEAFARTVEQATGLPMMGPYSLESIVTPSLEIRVFEFSGRIVAGTNLYTGMGSPYTWLYWDEPMWPGRRIAREVREAALQGRLEEVVT